In Gammaproteobacteria bacterium, the sequence TGACATCGCCACATAGATGCCGCCCCGGCAGTTCGCCACGGTGGGCGTCAATGCTGCCAACAGGAAGTCGTAGAAGCCATCGCCCAGGTTGTCGTTGAGGATCGCGCGGTCCTTGCCGCGCATCTTGTCCTTGGCGCTGTTGGCATAGTTCACGTTGTACGGCGGGTCGGTGAAGACCATGTCTGCCATGTCGCCTTGCATCAGCCGGGCATAGCTCTCTGCCACGGTCGAGTCACCGCACAGCAGTCGGTGCTGGCCCATGATCCAGACATCGCCCGGGCGCGATATTGGAATTTCGCCAACCTCCGGTACCGCGTCCTCATCGGTCTGACCCTCGTTGTCCGGCTCTTCGCCCGCGATAAGTTCGGCCAGCGCGTCGGTGTCGAAGCCGGTGATGTCCAGATCGAAACCTTCCAGCTGCAAAGCCTCAAGTTCGATCCGCAACATCGCGTCATCCCAGCCAGCGTTCTCCGCGATGCGGTTGTCTGCGATGACCAAGGCGCGGCGCTGGGTCGGGCTCAGGTGATCCAGTACGACCACGGGCACGATTTCCAGCCCGAGTTTCTGCGCAGCGGCCAAGCGGCCATGCCCAGCGACGATGATGCCGTCACTGCCTGCAAGGATCGGATTGGTGAAGCCAAACTCGGCAATCGATGCGGCGATCTGCGCCACCTGATCATCCGAGTGCGTCCGCGCATTGCGGGCATAGGGCAGCAGTTTGGCTGTCGGCCACTGCTCGATCTTGTCGGCCAGCCAGTTCATGCCGCCACCTCCATTTCGCGTTCAGTGGCGATCTCGTCGAAAG encodes:
- a CDS encoding site-specific DNA-methyltransferase, translated to MNWLADKIEQWPTAKLLPYARNARTHSDDQVAQIAASIAEFGFTNPILAGSDGIIVAGHGRLAAAQKLGLEIVPVVVLDHLSPTQRRALVIADNRIAENAGWDDAMLRIELEALQLEGFDLDITGFDTDALAELIAGEEPDNEGQTDEDAVPEVGEIPISRPGDVWIMGQHRLLCGDSTVAESYARLMQGDMADMVFTDPPYNVNYANSAKDKMRGKDRAILNDNLGDGFYDFLLAALTPTVANCRGGIYVAMSSSELDVLQAAFRAAGGKWSTFIIWAKNTFTLGRADYQRQYEPILYGWPEGAQRHWCGDRDQGDVWAIKKPQKNDLHPTMKPVELVERAIRNSSRPGNVVLDPFGGSGTTLIAAEKSGRVARLIELDPKYVDVIVRRWEDFTGQTAIREAADQELCAS